Proteins encoded by one window of Babylonia areolata isolate BAREFJ2019XMU chromosome 8, ASM4173473v1, whole genome shotgun sequence:
- the LOC143284736 gene encoding gelsolin-like protein 2 gives MAGPALRKAKQYDWKESNLALFASDTEYQAKKESAMSEPAWKTAGQKVGLQIWRIVSFQVTEWPLSDYGKFYNGDSYIVLNTYKENGSEHLQYDVHFWIGVYSTQDEYGTAAYKTAELDTYLNDVPVQHREVQGHESQLFRSYFPTITILEGGAESGFRTVKPEEYQPRLLHFHGDRYGVKVKQVPRCRSRVDSDDVYILDLGLHLVQWNGKGSNKDERFKAMQYMKGIAEERGGKPKLDTVDEGFATHSEFKKYLDEEDGEEEEEEEEGGGGDGERVEEGAEVSTKQLFRLSDALGTLTFTLEKTDHVRHADFDSADVFILDTSAALFVWIGHQTTLRERKNAMTYAHNYLRKTNHPLIPVTVLPEGRKNADFETALAA, from the exons ATGGCCG GGCCAGCTCTACGGAAAGCCAAGCAGTATGACTGGAAGGAGTCCAACCTCGCCTTGTTTGCCTCCGACACGGAGTACCAGGCGAAAA aggaATCTGCCATGAGCGAGCCTGCTTGGAAGACGGCAGGGCAGAAGGTGGGACTGCAGATCTGGCGCATCGTTAGCTTCCAGGTGACCGAGTGGCCGCTGTCCGACTACGGCAAGTTCTACAACGGAGACTCCTACATCGTCCTCAAC aCTTACAAAGAAAACGGGTCGGAACACCTGCAGTACGACGTGCACTTCTGGATCGGAGTCTACAGTACGCAG gatgagtATGGGACTGCGGCTTACAAGACGGCGGAGCTGGACACCTACCTGAACGATGTGCCCGTGCAGCACAGGGAGGTGCAGGGCCATGAGTCCCAGCTCTTCAGGTCCTACTTCCCCACTATCAC AATTCTAGAGGGAGGCGCAGAAAGCGGGTTCCGCACCGTTAAACCGGAAGAGTACCAGCCCCGCCTGCTTCATTTCCATGGTGACCGATACGGGGTCAAGGTCAAACAG GTGCCTCGCTGCCGGTCACGTGTTGATTCTGATGACGTGTACATTCTGGACCTGGGTCTGCACCTGGTGCAGTGGAACGGGAAGGGAAGCAACAAGGATGAGAGGTTCAAG GCCATGCAGTACATGAAGGGAATCGCCGAGGAGCGCGGCGGCAAACCGAAACTGGACACTGTGGATGAAGGCTTCGCCACTCAC AGTGAGTTTAAGAAATACCTGGACGAGgaagacggggaggaggaggaggaggaggaggagggtggtggaggtgatggggagcgggtggaggagggggctgagGTCAGCACCAAGCAGCTGTTCAGACTGTCTGACGCTTTGGGCACCCTGACATTCACCCTGGAAAAGACCGACCACGTGCGACACGCCGACTTCGACAGCGCG gatgtGTTCATCTTGGACACGTCAGCAGCTCTCTTTGTGTGGATTGGACATCAGACCACCctcagagagaggaagaacgcCATGACATATGCCCAC AATTACCTGAGGAAGACGAACCACCCCCTCATTCCCGTCACCGTTCTGCCGGAGGGCCGCAAGAACGCCGACTTCGAAACTGCCCTGGCTGCCTGA